atcacttgaggtcaggagttcaagaccagcctggccaacatggtgaaaccccgtctctactaaaaatacaaaaattagccagcgttatggtgcatgcctgtaatcccagctactcaggaggctgaagcaggagaatcactttaacgcaggaggcaaaggttgcagtgagctgagatcgtgccactgtactccagcctgggtgacagagtgagactttgtctcaaaaaaaaaaaaaaaattactaaaatctaacacttctttttaaaagtgagGCTATGTACCAAATATCATACTTTGCTTGTGTTATAACAAGATTAACTATcacttattgagcatttactaatgccaggcattgtgctaagcactttgaAAATATCACCTAACTTAACGCAGTGATCCTGCAAAAAGtattattctctattttttttaattgatacataatagttgttcATACTTACTGTTATCTTCTACTTTTATAGCTAGGGAAATTGAGGTTCACAAAAGTTCAGTAACTTATCTGGGATCACGTATTAGTAAGCAAAATATAGCCTGTGAATCTAAAGACCATGCTTTTTTCcagtgctttattttaaaatgatctaaTGGGTGGGAGATGAAAATTACCATGTGACAAATTCCTGCAAGTGTGTGTAACCAGCTAATGCTGTAGATGGAGCTGTCATTTCCACTTAATCCCCATGTATAAAACTGACACACTGAAAACAGCAAATCGACCATCAATACTCTCCTCTCTAATTATCTACTGCTCAGTTGACTGACAAAGACAAGGTGGTTTCAGGGCTTGTTTCAAAGTCCTGGGAAACACAGAATTGTATAAGTTGCAAACCCTGTATGATTGAACTGCGGTGATTGAGGCATTTACCTGGAGGCTTCTGACATACACATCTTTTGGCTCTTTCAGCCCAGAATAAGGAAAGGTGCTTGTGCCCTCGAGTGATGCACAAGGGCAACTGTGGTGACCTGGAAGAGCCCAGAAGGGCAACCGTGGTGACTGGGAAGAGCCAGCTCTCAGAATTGGAGAGAACTGTGTTTGCCTCTCAGCTTTGTGTTTTAAGCCTGGCCACTtgtcctttctgagcctcagccttCTCACTTTTAAGGTACAAATGAAGGTAAATACTTCACAATATAAAAGGGAATTGAGTAAAATAGAACACATAAAAGTGCCTCACATATAGGAGACATGCAGTAAAGTTTGTTTAAACATGGTGTGTGTACATGAAGTTTGACCTTAACTTTCTACAGTTTGAAAAGTGGAAATTTCTCTGGTTTCACCCTGTTTGTAGATGAACTCGAAAACATGCTCAACACATTGGGCTTTGATGAGTAATTCATAAACATTGTCAACTTGTTCAGGGTGGTGATAGAGACAGATCAAAAGAAGCAAACATCATGAATTTTTCATAAAGAAGCAAACTGCCTTTGGAACAACTGTTTCAACTGCCTaaagtttaaaaagaagtttGGTTCTCTCATTAACCTAATAGAACTTTTAGAACTGGAACTTTTTATGCCTCCTTTTTATTATACTGTGGTGAACACAGATCATGAACTTAGTCATAGAAATAGGTACATGTCTATTCCAAAAGTTTTTACATCTAGCCAAGTAGTCACTGACATGTTCAACAGATACTTATCTAGTGATTATGATGGACCAGCTAGAAACTAAGATTAAACATTGAAGACAGTCCCCATAAACAAGAATTGCACGTGGGAGAGACACACAAACAAACCAATACaatgtgataaatgctatgagTGTTTAGgcatgaggcccagagaaggaaaTTATCTGGGGATAACTTTCGGGGTAATAACACTAAATGGCAAAGAGAATAGCTATGCAAGGACCCCACAGTAGGAGACAGCATAGCATGTTTGAAAACAACAAATAGGAAATGGTTGGAAATGAGAGTGGAGGTGGGGCGTGGGGGACAGGTAAACAGAAGAGAGGCTACAGGTAGACCTGGATCTGCTAAGAAGGGTCTTCTGtgccaaagttttaaaaaacattctgaaAACAGGAAATGATAAAATAGATCTACTGAAAGAATGATAGATAACATATTCAGAGGAAAAGGGAACAGAACCAGTTTAATTTGTCACTAACTACTTTCTGGGGGTACTCTAGGCATTCAGGACAGGATTCTGGGTAATGAGATTTCAAGGTGGTAACAGACATACGCAGCCTGCTAAGGAAATGTCCAGGGATGCCATCTAGAAATGGCATTGATTATGCACCAAAATGCCTATGGGGCAGGCCAGAATGGTAGAAAGACTGTGTTCCAGTGAAGCAAAAGGGACAGCAAAATGATAAAGGAATAGTAAAAGTAAAGAAAGGGCTGTCCCCTTGAGATGCCTTAAATTAAATTAGAGAACAATGGAAGCACTACCATTTTGTGACCATTTTCACACACCCCATGTGGGTCCATGAAGCAAAGATGGAAATGTGATTATGGATGCTGATCAGGTTGGAGTATCTTGAGTCTCTTTTCTTAGAGCCACGGCTTGGGACATGAATTATCTGGATTATTTCTTATGCCTTATGGAGCCAACTATATGGCAGCCCCAGGAAGAGGAGTTGGGGACCAGATATGGTGTTGAGACTGCCAGAAATGAGTAAAAAGTATGTGTATTTCAGTGTAAGAGAATAgttagataaaaacaagaagttCCAAAGGATGTACACCTTAGTAGTGAGTTTAGAGAAGACTGGAAGGAAAGTCTAAGTCAGCACTgaaagataactttttaaaaaaaaatcagatggttggttggttggtatGGTAAAGTGGGCAGCTCAATACCAATACATGCTGGAATCTTAGCATCCCAGGACTTATGGCAAGAAGAAGAGAACATCACCCAACAGAGAACTGCTCAATGGGGTGAGATGGTAAATGGGAAGAGCCAGTCTGGCTGCTGTGGACACAAGTGATAGGATGACCCTAGGCCAGTGTCTAAGTTATATGTAAGCACAGACACGACTCAAACAACTGTTGGTGGCAAAGGGCTCCCTCCAGTGCATAAGGCATGCCAGCAAGAATCTCAGAAGTGATTCAACTTGGAAGTCAGAGCAACGTGGTCAGAATTGTGAGATCTGCTCTTATGTGGCATGACTACTGCCAGTGGCTGGAGAGATACTGTGTGCTTCAACTACACCTAAATTCACCATCCTTTCTAGCgtttggtttttcattcatgctattccctctgcctggaatctcCTCCAACAGCACCTTATCCTTATCTCGTCAAAGAACTTTTCGCACCATTATAACTACCTATTTACATATCTGTCTACCCCACTAAATTGTATGCTCCATGAGAATGGGGCTTGGCTGTCTCGCCATTTTATCTCCAGTGTCTAGTAAATGCTCAGCACTTAGTTTCATAATaagtacttgttgaatgaatgaatgaacgcaaaagaaaaaagccagagtAGGATCAAGTCTATGAGCTGGAACTTCAGTTAATAACTAGGATTTAGTTCTCTGGTTCTAGAGGAGAACTAGCATCTTGTTTGGGATAATCAGGCAGCATTTCAGTGGGTGGAGCCAACATTGAGGGACGCAGAGTTCTGTGATGAGTCAGGGTACTTGAGGTCATAGGgaagtttgtacataaaggagaTTTATGAGTCAGACTGGGATTTAGCCATAATGACTAGGACTCCTGAATGTGAAAGACATTACATAATTCCTAGCCCCACCACTAAAGTTGTTAATGGATATCCTATCCCTGCAAAGATTGCTCACAATGTGGTCTAAAAATGGGCCCTCTCAGTAGATTCAGTCACAGGAAGTTAGAGAAAGAAAGGAGTGAGgattaacaagcaaaaagaaatgacATAGAGGACTGCAATTGTTACCTTGATCTAAACAGGCTGATATTTTAGAATACTAAAGAATGTGAGGGTAAAACCTAAAGCATAATCCAGTGGTTTGGAGATCTATAACAAAGCATGATTTGTACACAGTTCCCCATAGAGGTTAAGATGATCCTTTTCTCATTGTGGCTTCCCCATTTGCATCTGTTTAGTGAAGTCTCTGATCCTCAGTTCCCGAATCTGCTAAATGGCATGAGTTATGGAACGTGCCCAGAACAGGGCTTCATATACGGTAGACTCAATAAGTGGTACCTGTTGTCAGTGTTGGCACCATCGCTCAGATTTCCGTGAAAGGCCAGATGGTCCAACATCTGAAGGGAATGTGGTGGctctccccaacacacacacacacacacacacactttctcaaacacatacacaaacagtAGGTTTTCTGCAAATAAGGAAAAGACTGCTAACCATCTACTAAGGGCCCTAGAGCCACAAGTCTGTGAGTACATATGCTGCCTACTAAATCATTAGCAGTTGCACATCCATATGCGTAGTCTAACTGAAGTTAGGGACAAGGCATTGAGGACTATACGCTGCTATTTCCCAATTTGGAGAGGAACCTCTCAAAATATAACGTTTTTTCTTTAGCTATTTGAGGATTCTTaatcctggctgcacattagagtCACCTGGAGTTCTtccaaaaaaagaataacacTCAGGTTCACCCAAGGCGGAATAAATTAGAAATGGCTAGAAATGGGGCTCAAGCTTGCGTGGTTTTGCTAAAGGTGCCCCAAGTGATTCTAATATGTTAATCCAAGGGTAGCAGTCTGGAAGGGCAGCAGTGGCATCACTTAGGAGCTTGTCCAAAATGTAggctctcaggccccaccccagactgaATCAGAATCAGAACGGAattagaatctgcatttaaaTGAGACTTCTCAGTAATTCACAATCACATCGAATTTTGAGAAGCAATCATTGTTATCGGTGATTCTCAACTCTGGCTATACAATGTAATCATctagaagacatttttaaaagatagatacTTGGCTCTATCCCTTgggatttttatttaattggtcTGAGAAGGACCCAGCCTCAGTATTTTGAAAAATCACCCCTGGGATAATTGACTTTCTTTGAATGTAGCCAAGGTTAAGAACTATAATGTGATGTAGGCAATGCCTCAATGACAGGTCAAATTCTTGGCAAGAGATGCCTTCATGAAGGCGGCTATGTAAGATGAGGTTTAACAACATTCCCTTTCTCCGTGGTTACCTCAGCACAAATAGCATATTTGTTCTGTCTAACATGGGGTGTTCGGGCAACATGTTTAAGAAACATCTATTTTATATGTCTTTTATAAACATAtaagtttgcattttctattttcctccttttAGAACTGTAGTTGATTAAAGACTAGCTCTATTTGTGTAATAACAATGATCAAAATAGACTATGCTACTCTTAGGGACATGACTCATGTTCTTGTGTTACTTagtgtaaataattttaaatatttacatgaaaaCAAACATGAAGACATTATAagatagaaaatacatttctcgTGGATTCTAAAGATAAAACACAAGACTTCAAAGAAATGTTGTACTTTTAGCCAGCAATTCAGGCTATGCTTCAGACCTCCAAGTGGAATGGATTTATTCTCCCTCTGCCCTTGAGACTAGTTTAGGGGAAAAGTTTGAGGAGCGCTGAACCAATGGAATTACTTGAAATATGACACAGTGTGTTGACTTGGTTTCAAATCTTCAGCAGTTGGAGCATCTTGGCTTACCTCAAATGCTAGAAATACGGTAGCACTTGTCACTCCAATCCCAGCCAAGGGTCAAATGCTCTATCACACATGGAAGCTAAAATAAATTCTAGAAGTTGTTTTTGAAGTTGACTTAACTTTATTCACATGACAGCTATAAGGGCTGACAAAGACTTCCTCTAACATTCCTTCTGGCAGGTTGAATTAGAGTTTGGTTGCAGACCGTGTGGGTTGAAGGGATGTGTGGTGAGACAGATCAGGGGCTTGTAACAATCCTACATCATCATGAATCCAGTTTAATTTTAACTTTGTGGCTTGTCTAACACATTTTCAGTTAAGAGTTGGGGAATAAATCTAACGTTCCCTGGCAAACACTTGGCAGCCCTTGGGAGCAGCATCTTTAGAGAACGCATAATCAATCCTAGCACTACAGCATAGCAGGTATTGTGAGTGCAGGTCACAGGTGCCCTCAGGTGGAGAATGGCATCCCGTGACAATGACAGCAGTGGGGTCTCAGGGCATAGAGCAGGCAGCTCCGGAGCATCTCAGTCAATCCCAGGACCATGGCATGGCCTCTCAGTACTGATAGGACCTCACAAGGAGCCACATAAGAATAACTGTAATCAAGACAATAGTGAAGTTGAGAAACAGCTCCCGGGTGTTTATCCCCATTTTCACAGCGGCTTGGTGAGAACTTCAGGCAGACTTCTGAGGGCACACCAAGGACCTCTGGCTTGTCCTCACCTCCTgataaaacagaacaaagaaaacacaagGAGATTAATGGGCATTCCTGTATAACAATGCTCGTTCTTTCCTCAAAGGAAACAGAGGTGTTGTGGAAAAGGAGAGTGTGATGGActaaattgtgtcccccaaaaatcTACATGTCAAAGCCCTGGCCcacagtatctcagaatgtgactgtgtttggagatagggtcttttaAGAGGtaaataagttaaaatgaggtaattaaggtgggccctaatccaatatgactagtgtctttatcagaagagattaggacacagacacatacagaggggaagaccatgtgaaaacACAAGGAGAAGATGGGCATTTACAAGCCAAAGAAAggactcagaagaaaccaactgtgccaacaccttgatctgggACATGTAGCCTCCTGACTGTCTTTGGACTGGAGACTTCCCTGAGTCTCCAGCCTACCAGcccaccctgcagattttggacttgccagtctCTGCAATCACCCAAGCCGATTCCTTAAAAACAGACACCAATCGCCTCAACACAACACATTCTATTAGTTATGTTTCTCTGAAGAGCCCTAATGATTACAGAGAGAGAGCCTGATTTCTCTGCCTGATGTCATAAAGACCaccatttttgtccttttttcctGTGATGATTGTATTGGTGCTTTtcataaaatgtgaaatattacatttttctttctccaacttctgtgtgtgtttgtgtgtgtgcgtatgcatGTGTATACTTTTCTTAAATGTATCAATAAGCGGGagtacaaaacagaaaaattttatgGTTTAGTATTGTTCTTGCTTTCAATTACACAGATAAGTGGGATGCCATAATCTTTCAGGCCTCAGGCTGCTGTAGGTCTTCATCTAACTCTACAGAAAGCAGAAAGTACTTTCAACAGCTGCATGGCCTCTGACAAGTCCTGCATTGGGCACATAGCCTACTGGGATCAACCAAAAGCCCCTCGCGTAACAGGCATTCAGCCCAAAGAGCAAGTGTTAACTTCATGGGTACTTCTGTTTCAACAAGGGCTTGTGCCAGCTATTTTTAGTCAGGTCCAGGATGTGCCTAGATTGTAAACATTTCAAAGAGCAGGGATGGTATCTTCATAGTATGTACAGATTGTCCATACAGGAAATCATACTTTGAGAACATATGCAATGAAGTCATCAAACTATTGTCTTCAGTGAGATAGTGTAAATTGCACATTATTTATGCAGTCTAAATGAAATtaaagatttatatattttacataattcgATATCTATGTTTTAGACATTTAGGACCAAAGTCTACTGTAGAGTGAAAGTTTAGGGAGAAAGGGTGTTCCGTGTGTTTGCTAAAGGTGAGAGTTCAAGAGGCTGAAAGGGTTGTTAGCAAGCTTTTGGTCTGagtggtatttttaaattaacataacTGAATTATTAATTGTAATTACTGTATTGATTGTATTATCAATGGACCAAATTACTAATTGCATAAATGCCAACTGAATAATCATTTTTCATACTGTATAATTGGCATAACATACAGgttcagccaggcatggcagtgggtacctgtagtcctagctacttgggaagctgaggtgggaggatccctcgagcctaggagtttaagaccagcctaggcaacataatgagaccctgtctcaaaaaaaaatacaagttcaAATCAGATGGTGCCAACCAGTAGATATATAGCCAAATGATGACAGATTTATGTTTCATCTCCCTTTTAATTGTTATCCCTCTTTTAGACCTCAGCATGAAGGAAATAGTAAATTGCCAATGAAAACCATTacaaatggctgggtgtggtggctcatgcctctaatcccagccctttgggaggctggagtgggaggatcacttgagcccaggagttcaagaccagcctggataacacagcaagaccctgtttctccaagaaaataaaaaggggaaaaaataggaaATCTTTACAAAGATTTGCATGGAGGAGAaagtaaacagaagaaaatgaatggaTCAAGGAAAAAGGATTTATGAGAATGTACAAAAGAGCAGAGGAGAACAGAACGGTAATGAGTCTTGCCAAGGTGCCTGGAGGTAAAGGAATGAGAAACGAAGACAGATTCTTTCTTATAAACTTATCAGTGAAATAAAACCGtagtccaaatgtccacttattTGGGTAAGTtctcaagaaatgcagagatatGCAGAAAATATGAAGCCTGGCTTATAATGATCAAAACATTTCAAAGAGAGCAAAACAACGGTCCCACAAAATCTGCCTATTAAATTAAGCTGTTAAGTCACGGGAATCATGGATAGTGATCCAACAGGATATACTCAGAAAATGAGAAGAATACTATTGAAAGCTGTTCCACAGCTCTGTTTGTGTTACCTTCACAACAACTCAGGCATGTGTTATTGAAGTTTTTATCTTTCTCAAGATTACAGCTGAGAAACTGACTTTTAGAGAGAGGAGATTAAGATGTTTATGTAATGACAGTTAACAAGTTAGAGGCAAAGCTAGAATTAGCAGACTGGAACTAGTTACTAGAATTCCTAGGAGTTATGACACAAGTGAATTATCACTGCAATTAACTGGCCTGGCTAAACAAAGTTAGCATAAATTTTctaccactttggaaaacaatttaccTTTCTTAGAATTAATGTTGAAAATGTTCATTCTCTAATACCTAGCATTTCACTTCTACCTTAAGACAGTCAAGGACATGTATGCCAGGTTACATAAACAAAGAGGTTCACAGCAATATTATCACAATaactccaaactggaaacaactcaaatgtttatCAGCAGCAGAATGGATGATAAATTGTGGTATAGTCACACATTTGAATTTCATAAAGCAAAGAAAACGTGAACTATAGCTACACACAAAATGGGTAGATCTCACAAATATAATTGTTGGGTGAAAGAagaatttacaaaagaaacatagaatatgactccatttatatgaagtcaaAAATAGGGAGGTTAATCATATTGTTTAGGAATGCAGACACAGATGGTCAAACTATAAAGAATAACAGGGACAAGAGGGTCCGAACATCTTGGGGCAGAATGGGGGTTGATCAAGAATGGGCTTCTGGGTGCTGGCAATGATCTGTTTCTTGACCTGGATGATAATTATAGAAGTGTTGCCTTTTAGTTATTGTTTAAACTATATATGTTTATGcactgtttacttttttttttcagtcatctCTGAATTAGCAGGCTACCCAtcacacttctttctttcttgggatTTACCTCTTACTACTTCTTGCACTTTAATAGTGACCTTGAATATTTGTTGTTTGATGTGATTTtagatgaataaaacataaagagtTAAGGTGAGAATTTCTAGTGAATTCAATTCAATCAACACATATGCTAACTGAAAGGTGTGGTGTGAACATTCCTTTCACACACATTTATACACTTTAGGAAGAATGAACCAGTTAGGCAGAAATTCAGATCAGCCAAGTTCCATTTTTCTGTTGTTAACCCGTAAAGACACTTTGGGTTTCATTTTAAACATTCCCTgaagtcaagatcatgccatatGATCCAGTGATTGCAAATGGATGAACTAAAACCCAAAAAGCTCTGAATAAATTGTACAGGAAGTATGACATTGGCTTTCTTTGAATGGAGACTTAGAGAAGATAGGAAACAGACCTTCTtccataatacaaaaaaaaaaaaattttttttttttttactaggaaGGGAGAAAATGCATACccttaggagaaaaaaaaggaaaacagaaagcaatagtaCTCACTTTATATCTTAAGGCATGCTGTATCCAAGGGGCATTGCCTATTTCATTAAGAAATGTAAACATTCCTCTGCCTTTCTCATTTGCagcttgtacacacacacacaccgtatGCTAAGCATAAAAATCCTGCAGTTACCTGAAGAGGATCAAAGACACACCCTGGCTATGGCAGGTTTCTCCTCGCTGTCTCCAACTTGAGCTCCAactccttctcccctcccaggCTGTCTGGACTCCTGGACTCTGGGCAGCGCCTAAAGTAGTCCGTGGAAGCTGGCAATCACTGTGATGTCACTGATGAAACATCTCAAAGGAACACCCTCCGAAGGTTCGAGGCTATTTGTGTTCAGGGGGACATGGAAATGTGTTGACTAAGACTTTGTTCCTTTGGCTGCCAATTTGCCACCACCGGGATTTAAAAACCTTCTGTTTCCAGTTGACTTTTAGTGTAACTGATGTGGGTTTTAAATGTATCTTTTACATCTTCATGAATGTCTTTAACATGTCTTTAAAACATCATAAACCAAGAATGAATGATAGACTAATTTTAACCAATCGATGCTGCATTTGACTGCTCTCCCTAGTCAGCATGTGAGGTGTAAAAATGAGACTTCATTTTACCACCCATATCTTTAGTTATTTGAAATTGAAGAGTTTGCTGCCttacacccacacacatgcacacccatacacacatacacacacacacactccagaaTTCAGTAGGCATCTTTAGATCTTTCAAAACTGATTTTAGTCCAAGCAGTGAAAGCTATCCCCTCAGTCACCTGCTCCACGTAACTTTCCAGCTAAGCTGTGCATTGCAAGTTTACATGTGGATCTATAGTTTCATCTGAAACAGCCGAGGAAGTCACGGTTTGTGTATCTCTGTCAATAAATTAATAGAGCAGTACACTCAACacagttcaactcagttatttggaTAGATTGGGGGTGGAAGGAGAACTAGATTAGGGGTAAAATTAGTGGAAAATATGAATTATAGATTATATCTGAAAGAAAAGTATTATATAACTTTCTAATATAAACACTAACTAAAATTAGACTAAGATGAGTTCGTAACCAACGTATCACGTCTGGAGCCCCTGAAGTGTTAAATTAGGCTTGAAAGCAGATCAGTTAAGTACTTTAAACATGACGCTAGCAATTGTGTTTGCTCGGCAGatcctttctttatatttaatagaGGAAATCTCCCCCTCTGAATTCCCAATTAGGGTCAATCAAAATAATGCATTCCCAAAaggcataaacaaacaaaattctctATGTGGTTGTGCTCATAGTCAAACCTTTCCCTCCATTCCTCATACCCCAGAGACATTACCAAAACAagactttccatttcatttcctcattttaacATAAGCTTAGCAATGGGTAATCTTAATACAACATTCTGTCGCCACTTGTCTTGTGAAAAGAAAGCTTGCTGAAGTGACAGAGAGTGTATAATAATTATAGTGCAATTGAACATTGGCAGTTATCTGTTGCCATCTGGCAAACTCCTTGAATGTAGTCAGAGTTCTGTCTTCTGCCTCCAAGCTCTCACCAgattgtttcccaggctgggaaTGTTTTCCTAGTTACCAAGCCACACCTGTCCCTTTTTGTAAccactcaaaattattttttgtcaaattaaaaagttatatatttattgtaggatatgtgaaaatatataaagtatttaaaatttttaaattacttttaatctCACCACACAACgggataaaaaacaaaactttacattacttttttttcttttgagatggagtttcgctcttgtcacccaggctggagtgcagtggcgcgatctcagctcactgcaacctccacctcccgggttcgagcgattctcctgcctcagcttcctgggtagctgggattacaggcatgcaccactatgcctggctaatttttgtatttttagtagagacggggcttcaccatgttggccaggctggccttgaactcctgacctcaggtgatccaaccgcctcagcctcccaaagttttgggattataggtgtgagccaccgtgcccggcctacattactttttattcatgTGTCTGAGGCTGCACAGGCACAATCTCAAATTCCCAGGATATTTTTGGTAAAAGAATCTGAAACTTGAAAAccttttttcttaattcatttgGAATCAAATTATTTGTAGTATATCATGTGTTGGTATTAGGTTTATGGGATAAGCATTTATTTTGTACACATCA
The nucleotide sequence above comes from Symphalangus syndactylus isolate Jambi chromosome 3, NHGRI_mSymSyn1-v2.1_pri, whole genome shotgun sequence. Encoded proteins:
- the SLN gene encoding sarcolipin; the protein is MGINTRELFLNFTIVLITVILMWLLVRSYQY